The DNA window GGTGCACCGAGCCGAAGCGCGCGAACACGGCGTTGTCCATTCCCGGCAGCCCGCGAAAGATCCGCTTCTGCTCGGCCTGCTTCATCTTGGTCTGGAAGCCCACCAGGTTGTAGAGCGTGCCGGCCTTGTCCTCCTGGCGGAGCTGAACGACCGCGAACGGTGTAGGGCCGCCGCGCCGATCCTCGAGCCCGACCGGCTTCATCGGGCCGAACGCGAGCGTGAGCGGCCCGCGCTCCGCCATCACCTCGATCGGCAGGCAGCCCTCGAAGTACTGCGGCTTCTCGAACTCGTGCAGCGGCGTCTTCTCGGCCGCGAGCAGCTCGGCGACGAACGCGTGGTACTGCTCGCGCGAGAGGGGAATGTTCAGGTAGTCGCCGCCGCCGTCGGAGGCGTCGCGCCAGCGCGAGGCGCGGAAGATCACGTCCAGGTCGAGGCTGTCGGCGTGGACCACCGGCGCGATCGAGTCGTAGAAGTAGAGCGAATCGCCGCAGAGCTTCTGAACTTCTGCCGCGAGCGCGTCGCTGGTGAGCGGGCCGGTCGCGAGGATCGAGAGGCCCTCGGGAAGCTCGGCTACCTCGCGGCGCACGAGCTCGATCGCCGGCTCCGCCTCGATCCGCTCGGTCATCCATGCCGAGAACGCGCCGCGATCCACCGCCAGCGCCGAGCCCGCGGGAACGCGCGTGGCGTCGGCGGCCGCTAGCACGAGCGACCCGGCGCGGCGCAGCTCCTCGTGCAGCAGGCCGACGGCGTTCTCGCGCGCATCCGAGCGCAGGCTGTTCGAGCAGACCAGCTCCGCGAGCGCATCGCTCGAGTGCGCGGGCGAGCGGCGCGCCGGCCGCATCTCGAA is part of the Deltaproteobacteria bacterium genome and encodes:
- a CDS encoding methylenetetrahydrofolate--tRNA-(uracil(54)-C(5))-methyltransferase (FADH(2)-oxidizing) TrmFO, which produces MRRAGYVPRVVPEAVSVVGAGLAGCEAAWQLARRGVRVRLFEMRPARRSPAHSSDALAELVCSNSLRSDARENAVGLLHEELRRAGSLVLAAADATRVPAGSALAVDRGAFSAWMTERIEAEPAIELVRREVAELPEGLSILATGPLTSDALAAEVQKLCGDSLYFYDSIAPVVHADSLDLDVIFRASRWRDASDGGGDYLNIPLSREQYHAFVAELLAAEKTPLHEFEKPQYFEGCLPIEVMAERGPLTLAFGPMKPVGLEDRRGGPTPFAVVQLRQEDKAGTLYNLVGFQTKMKQAEQKRIFRGLPGMDNAVFARFGSVHRNTFIRAPELLDERLEHRSRPGLHFAGQMAGVEGYVESAALGLLAGIFVAAKARRGVAPLPPATTALGALLRHLREADPRHFQPMNVNFGLFPPLEGSAARAPRRERNGRIAARALEALEPWTVEVGAVREAP